One Deinococcus psychrotolerans genomic window carries:
- a CDS encoding BTAD domain-containing putative transcriptional regulator — MPTLKIVTFGHTRVTIDGQDIVWHASSARDLFFYLLSFPDGRSQRDVAQALWPDEENENAASSNRFRVALHRVRTALGKTESVFKDYERYRLSPEVLATSDVFAMQVALHEAQLAGTGLPSGTQATREALQRAADLYGGEYLTEVRTDWADTVREEYKASYVRATLELSMLHCEAAECELAIRHLAQALRADPLIGENYHQDLMACLASVESKYAAVEHYRRFIKYLRSDLADTPMLETTALAERLKESDFTCPHQIGSHAPCARHLAQRAVGATLLSFEPDGSEVHDSLERAQLGLKLADALQPAGTLDEVAHLTLEALGAALKLESLFIFLVDFGVLRINRVWGEIPPELHPLLELGALPLDAVALCRQVVQTGEAQYAENISLLLTAEPETKPTAAGAVPIVGQSGTLEAVLAVSRPPHVGTWTVHEQALLTQAARTLGFTLRQDALYIGVPNSGRRESLPVTGR; from the coding sequence ATGCCTACACTCAAGATCGTGACGTTCGGACACACCCGTGTCACCATAGATGGTCAGGACATCGTCTGGCACGCTTCCAGCGCCCGCGACCTGTTCTTCTACCTGCTCTCGTTTCCAGACGGACGCAGCCAGCGTGACGTGGCTCAGGCCCTGTGGCCTGACGAAGAAAACGAAAACGCAGCCAGCAGCAACCGCTTCCGGGTCGCGCTTCACCGGGTGCGCACAGCGTTGGGAAAGACCGAGTCGGTTTTCAAGGATTACGAGCGCTACCGGTTGAGTCCAGAGGTGCTGGCCACCAGTGACGTGTTTGCCATGCAGGTCGCGCTGCATGAAGCTCAGCTTGCTGGCACTGGCCTTCCTTCCGGAACCCAGGCCACCCGCGAAGCTCTCCAGCGGGCCGCAGACCTCTACGGCGGCGAGTACCTGACCGAGGTGCGCACCGACTGGGCAGACACCGTCCGTGAGGAATACAAGGCCAGCTATGTGCGGGCCACCCTGGAGCTGTCGATGCTGCACTGCGAGGCCGCTGAATGCGAATTGGCGATCCGGCATCTGGCGCAGGCGCTGCGGGCCGACCCGCTGATCGGCGAGAACTACCATCAGGACTTGATGGCCTGCCTGGCGAGCGTCGAGAGCAAGTACGCCGCCGTCGAGCACTACCGGCGCTTCATCAAGTATCTGCGCAGCGACCTTGCCGACACGCCGATGCTGGAAACGACCGCGCTGGCCGAGCGCCTCAAGGAAAGCGATTTCACCTGCCCCCACCAGATCGGGAGCCACGCCCCCTGCGCCCGGCACCTGGCCCAGCGGGCGGTCGGGGCCACGCTGCTCAGCTTCGAGCCGGACGGCAGTGAGGTGCATGATTCACTGGAACGCGCCCAGCTGGGACTCAAGCTGGCCGACGCCCTTCAGCCCGCTGGAACACTCGACGAAGTGGCGCACCTGACCCTTGAGGCTTTGGGCGCGGCGCTGAAGCTGGAGTCACTGTTCATCTTCCTGGTGGACTTCGGCGTGCTGCGGATCAACAGGGTCTGGGGCGAAATCCCCCCTGAACTTCATCCGCTTCTGGAACTCGGCGCTCTGCCGCTGGACGCCGTTGCGCTTTGCCGTCAGGTCGTGCAGACCGGTGAAGCGCAGTACGCCGAGAATATCTCGCTCCTTCTGACCGCCGAACCTGAAACGAAGCCAACTGCCGCAGGTGCGGTGCCGATCGTCGGCCAGTCCGGCACGCTGGAGGCGGTGCTGGCCGTCTCGCGTCCGCCACACGTGGGAACCTGGACGGTGCATGAGCAAGCACTTCTTACGCAGGCCGCCCGAACACTGGGCTTTACCCTCAGACAAGACGCGCTGTACATCGGCGTGCCCAATTCAGGCCGCCGCGAAAGTCTTCCGGTAACGGGACGGTAA
- the mgtA gene encoding magnesium-translocating P-type ATPase, producing the protein MTADAVAKEAGVTLFTKSPGLSSQAAAELLAQIGPNEISTSKPKPLIFQLLAYFVQPLIAILLIAAVISGVSGDWLNAAIIIVIVLGSIGLDFYQTRRSQVAAESLRSQVAPTATAKRDGVWSELPRSALVPGDLIRLTAGMLVPADAQLLTAADLHVQQSALTGESMPVEKTASLSSSAALDNSTPENPADASNLVFMGSSVVSGRAEALVSATGARTTFGGIVTSLARRAPETEFERGMKSFSLFIVQIVLFLTLFVFAVNTLHKRDPLQSLLFAVALAVGLTPEFLPMITTITLSNGASRMAKKKVIVKNLSSIQNFGQMDTLCSDKTGTLTGGVMTLAGRLNPAGAPSERVFMLAYLNSLFETGITNPLNTAILDTTVSGIKGADPLDQAILNADHPDVQLYRKQDEMPFDFERRRASVVVTKAGESGHLMLTKGAPESVLAVCTTYEHSGEGEHSSEDEQNAGALPLDAAAQARISVVYQGFSAQGLRVIAVARRDILEADQQPAYQASDEHDLTLVGFVTFLDPPLPDAREVLDELRAKGVAVKILTGDNELVARHVCEAVGLDVGRVVLGSELAAMTDTALLQVAEANTVFARVAPAQKNRIILALKARKHVVGYMGDGINDAPSLHTADVGVSVAGATDIARDAADIILLEPGLRVLLSGILEGRRAYGNVMKYLLMGTSSNFGNMFSMAGASVFLPFLPMLPTQILVNNFLYDLAQITIPSDNVDDAFIQKPHHWDIGLIRRFMFWIGPISSVYDFLTFYVLLRIFHAREAEFHTGWFIESLATQTLVIFVIRTFGNPLKSRPSRPLALAATLVVLVGALLPFTPLSGLLGFVPLPPLYFVFLIGATLTYLGLVELVKRRLFGQVMG; encoded by the coding sequence ATGACGGCTGACGCAGTTGCCAAGGAAGCTGGTGTGACCCTTTTTACCAAAAGTCCCGGCCTCAGCAGTCAGGCGGCGGCTGAACTCCTGGCCCAGATTGGCCCGAACGAGATTTCGACCTCGAAACCAAAACCGCTGATCTTCCAGCTCCTGGCTTACTTCGTTCAGCCGCTGATCGCCATTTTGCTGATCGCGGCGGTCATTTCGGGCGTCTCGGGCGACTGGCTCAACGCCGCCATCATCATTGTGATCGTGCTGGGCAGCATCGGGCTGGACTTCTACCAGACCCGGCGCTCGCAGGTGGCCGCCGAGTCGCTGCGCTCTCAAGTCGCGCCCACGGCCACGGCCAAACGGGACGGCGTCTGGAGCGAACTGCCAAGGTCAGCGCTGGTGCCGGGCGACCTGATTCGCCTGACAGCAGGCATGCTGGTTCCCGCCGACGCGCAGCTCCTGACGGCCGCTGACTTGCACGTCCAGCAATCGGCCCTGACCGGTGAATCGATGCCGGTGGAGAAGACGGCCAGTCTGAGCAGTTCAGCGGCGCTGGACAACTCCACTCCAGAAAATCCAGCCGACGCCAGCAATCTGGTGTTCATGGGGTCGAGCGTGGTCAGTGGTCGGGCCGAGGCGCTGGTGAGCGCCACTGGCGCACGCACCACCTTCGGCGGCATCGTGACCAGCTTGGCCCGCCGCGCCCCGGAGACCGAGTTCGAGCGCGGCATGAAGTCGTTCAGCTTGTTCATCGTGCAGATCGTGCTGTTTCTGACGCTGTTCGTGTTCGCGGTCAATACGCTCCATAAACGCGACCCGCTCCAGTCGCTGCTGTTCGCCGTGGCGCTGGCGGTGGGCCTGACGCCGGAGTTTCTGCCGATGATCACCACCATCACACTGTCAAATGGGGCGAGCCGCATGGCGAAGAAAAAGGTGATCGTCAAGAACTTGTCGAGCATCCAGAACTTCGGGCAGATGGATACGCTGTGCAGCGACAAGACCGGCACGCTGACCGGCGGCGTGATGACGCTGGCGGGCCGCCTGAACCCGGCGGGCGCGCCTTCCGAGCGCGTCTTTATGCTCGCTTACCTCAACAGCTTGTTCGAGACCGGCATCACCAATCCGCTCAACACCGCCATCCTCGACACCACTGTTTCCGGTATCAAGGGAGCCGATCCGCTGGATCAGGCTATTTTGAACGCCGATCACCCGGACGTGCAGCTGTACCGCAAGCAGGACGAAATGCCGTTCGATTTTGAGCGGCGGCGGGCTTCGGTGGTGGTCACCAAGGCAGGCGAAAGCGGCCACCTGATGCTGACCAAGGGGGCACCGGAGAGCGTGCTGGCGGTCTGTACCACTTATGAACACAGTGGTGAGGGTGAGCACAGCAGTGAGGATGAACAGAATGCAGGTGCGCTGCCGCTGGACGCCGCCGCCCAGGCCCGTATCTCGGTGGTCTATCAGGGCTTCTCCGCCCAGGGCTTGCGGGTCATCGCGGTGGCGCGGCGGGACATCCTGGAAGCAGATCAGCAGCCCGCCTACCAGGCCAGCGACGAGCATGATCTGACCCTGGTGGGCTTCGTGACCTTTCTCGACCCGCCGCTGCCCGACGCCCGTGAGGTGCTGGACGAACTGCGGGCCAAAGGCGTGGCCGTCAAGATTCTGACCGGCGACAACGAACTGGTCGCCCGGCACGTCTGTGAGGCGGTGGGGCTGGACGTGGGCCGGGTGGTGCTGGGCAGCGAACTGGCGGCCATGACCGACACCGCGCTGCTTCAGGTCGCCGAGGCCAACACGGTGTTTGCCCGCGTGGCCCCGGCCCAGAAAAACCGCATCATCTTGGCGCTCAAGGCCCGCAAGCACGTGGTCGGGTACATGGGTGACGGGATCAACGACGCGCCCAGCCTGCACACCGCCGACGTGGGCGTCAGCGTGGCCGGGGCCACTGACATCGCCAGAGACGCCGCCGACATCATCTTGCTGGAGCCGGGACTGCGGGTGCTGCTCAGCGGCATTCTGGAAGGCCGCCGGGCCTACGGCAACGTCATGAAGTACCTGCTGATGGGCACCAGTTCCAACTTCGGCAACATGTTCAGCATGGCTGGGGCCTCGGTCTTCCTGCCGTTTTTGCCGATGCTGCCGACGCAGATTCTGGTCAACAATTTCCTGTATGACCTGGCGCAGATCACCATTCCCAGTGACAATGTGGACGACGCTTTCATCCAGAAGCCGCACCACTGGGATATCGGTCTGATCCGGCGCTTCATGTTCTGGATCGGGCCCATCAGCTCGGTTTACGACTTCCTGACCTTTTACGTGCTGCTGCGGATTTTTCATGCCCGCGAAGCTGAGTTTCATACCGGCTGGTTTATCGAGTCGCTGGCGACCCAGACGCTGGTGATCTTCGTGATTCGCACCTTCGGCAACCCGCTGAAATCGAGGCCCAGCCGTCCTCTGGCGCTGGCGGCCACCCTGGTGGTGCTGGTCGGGGCGCTGCTGCCGTTCACTCCTCTCTCGGGACTGCTGGGCTTCGTGCCGCTGCCACCTCTGTATTTCGTCTTCCTGATTGGAGCTACGTTGACCTACCTGGGCCTGGTGGAATTGGTCAAGCGCCGCCTGTTCGGGCAGGTGATGGGCTGA
- a CDS encoding L-lactate dehydrogenase produces the protein MKVGVVGAGLVGATAAFAMVLRGSCSELVMVDKNEQRAEAEAADIAHAAPMSHAVRVSSGGYEQLSGARVVVLAAGVNQKPGESRLDLLARNAAVFREVVPQVARAAPDAVLLVATNPVDVLTTLTARLLAHSSAQPVIGSGTVLDSARFRSLLAGRSRLDPQNVHGYVIGEHGDSEVLAWSGVSVAGQPLGEFLEGRGILFDDVFRSEIDAAVRGAAAKIIGGKQATYYGIGAALARITEAVLRDRRSVLTVSAAASGDVAYSLPRVVGGAGVLETLMPKLDAPEQEALERSVAVIRAAAAHL, from the coding sequence GTGAAGGTCGGTGTGGTTGGTGCAGGACTCGTCGGAGCGACAGCGGCCTTTGCAATGGTGCTGCGCGGCAGCTGCTCAGAGCTGGTGATGGTGGACAAGAACGAACAGCGCGCCGAGGCTGAGGCCGCTGACATCGCCCACGCCGCGCCGATGTCGCACGCCGTCCGGGTGTCGAGCGGCGGCTACGAACAGCTCAGCGGTGCCCGTGTGGTGGTGCTGGCAGCGGGCGTCAACCAAAAACCGGGCGAGTCACGGCTCGATCTGTTGGCCCGTAACGCCGCCGTGTTCCGCGAGGTGGTGCCGCAGGTGGCGCGGGCCGCTCCGGACGCTGTCTTGCTGGTGGCGACCAATCCGGTGGACGTCCTGACGACCCTGACGGCCCGGCTGCTCGCCCACTCGTCCGCGCAGCCAGTGATCGGCTCGGGCACGGTGCTCGACAGCGCCCGCTTCCGCAGTCTGCTGGCTGGGCGATCAAGGCTAGATCCGCAGAACGTTCACGGCTACGTCATCGGTGAGCACGGTGACTCGGAAGTGCTGGCTTGGTCGGGCGTGAGTGTGGCCGGACAACCCCTCGGAGAATTTCTGGAGGGACGCGGCATCCTCTTTGATGACGTGTTCCGCTCGGAGATCGACGCGGCGGTGCGCGGCGCGGCGGCGAAGATCATTGGAGGCAAGCAGGCGACCTATTACGGCATCGGCGCGGCGCTGGCGCGGATTACCGAGGCGGTGTTGCGTGACCGCCGCAGCGTTCTGACGGTGAGCGCTGCGGCATCCGGCGACGTGGCCTACAGCTTGCCCAGAGTGGTGGGCGGCGCGGGAGTGCTGGAGACCTTGATGCCCAAACTGGACGCGCCAGAGCAAGAAGCGCTTGAGCGCAGCGTGGCAGTGATCCGCGCGGCGGCGGCACACCTCTAA
- a CDS encoding HNH endonuclease translates to MELGEIVHHRDGDSTNNTRDNMMVLPSQRYHAHCVFNIKADL, encoded by the coding sequence CTGGAACTCGGTGAGATCGTCCATCACCGTGATGGCGACTCCACCAACAACACCAGGGATAACATGATGGTCTTGCCCAGTCAGCGCTACCACGCCCACTGCGTTTTCAACATCAAAGCCGACCTGTAA
- a CDS encoding ankyrin repeat domain-containing protein, which produces MLREVLRAKPDLTRTNRYGGIALIPAADRGHLPYVHELLATTKINVNHVNNLGWTALLEAVILGDGGSTHTEIVRELLPHGADRSLGDKNGVTPLQHAHQLGYTTMVRLLEAPAGRK; this is translated from the coding sequence ATGCTGCGTGAGGTGCTCAGGGCCAAGCCCGATCTGACCCGCACCAACCGCTACGGCGGCATCGCCCTGATCCCCGCTGCCGACCGGGGCCACCTGCCGTACGTGCACGAGTTGCTGGCCACCACCAAGATCAATGTGAACCATGTCAACAATCTGGGCTGGACGGCCTTGCTGGAAGCCGTGATTTTGGGCGACGGTGGTTCCACCCACACCGAAATCGTGCGCGAACTCCTTCCGCACGGCGCAGACCGCAGCTTGGGCGACAAGAACGGCGTGACACCGCTTCAACATGCCCATCAGCTCGGCTACACCACGATGGTGAGACTGCTTGAGGCACCCGCCGGAAGGAAGTGA
- a CDS encoding CIA30 family protein, with product MKGLALAAALCSSMALSAPILDFNANTPSWSVLNDTVMGGVSSSQVQIKDGVLEFTGQVRLENNGGFAGVRSSPGRFDLSGFSALRLRVKGDGKRYLFQLGTNARNGVTYRAEFDTVAGQWTIVTIPLASLRPTRFGQRLAEPALDPSNVVFFGFMIANSRAEQFALEVDWIEGQ from the coding sequence ATGAAAGGTCTTGCTCTGGCTGCCGCGCTATGTTCAAGCATGGCCCTCTCCGCTCCCATACTGGACTTTAACGCCAACACGCCGTCCTGGTCCGTCCTAAACGACACCGTGATGGGCGGAGTCTCCAGCAGCCAGGTGCAGATTAAAGACGGGGTTCTTGAGTTCACGGGTCAGGTGCGTTTGGAAAACAACGGCGGATTTGCAGGCGTTCGGTCCAGTCCGGGCCGGTTTGACCTGAGTGGATTCTCGGCCTTGAGACTACGGGTCAAGGGCGACGGAAAGCGGTATCTGTTCCAGCTCGGGACCAACGCCCGCAACGGCGTGACGTACCGCGCCGAATTTGACACGGTTGCTGGACAATGGACCATTGTGACTATTCCACTCGCTTCTCTGCGGCCCACCCGTTTCGGTCAGCGACTGGCAGAACCCGCGCTTGATCCCAGCAATGTCGTTTTCTTCGGGTTCATGATCGCCAACAGCCGCGCCGAACAGTTCGCGCTCGAGGTGGACTGGATTGAGGGTCAGTGA
- a CDS encoding SDR family NAD(P)-dependent oxidoreductase, with translation MTTLAGKVVFVTGASRGIGAVTTRILLEAGASVVAHFGRTGQGTEMLLETFGPDRMHPVHGDLARVGEATRLFQEAVAWKGRVDVLVNNAGIAPPLNIDAPLDKWSEVWAETLHVNLLSVAESCRAALLHYGEHGGGIIINIASRSAFRGDNPDAMHYAASKGAVITLTKSIARGFAGQGVLAYSVAPGWVKTEMAEAYLAEHAEELRRELPMGQAAPPEDVANTVVFLASGMVPHMTGATLDINGASYVR, from the coding sequence ATGACAACCTTGGCTGGCAAAGTGGTGTTCGTGACGGGCGCGTCCCGTGGTATTGGAGCAGTAACGACCAGAATCCTCCTCGAAGCGGGTGCATCGGTGGTGGCCCATTTTGGACGTACCGGTCAGGGCACTGAGATGCTACTGGAGACCTTCGGCCCAGACCGGATGCATCCCGTGCATGGAGATCTAGCCCGTGTGGGTGAGGCAACCCGGCTCTTCCAAGAAGCCGTGGCCTGGAAAGGTCGGGTGGATGTACTGGTGAATAATGCCGGGATCGCGCCCCCACTAAACATCGATGCGCCGCTGGACAAGTGGTCTGAGGTTTGGGCTGAAACTCTGCACGTCAACCTGCTTAGCGTCGCGGAGAGCTGCCGCGCCGCTCTCCTACATTACGGCGAGCACGGCGGCGGGATCATCATCAACATCGCCAGCCGGTCAGCCTTTCGGGGCGACAACCCTGACGCAATGCACTACGCCGCCTCCAAAGGAGCCGTCATCACCCTGACCAAATCGATTGCGCGGGGCTTTGCTGGCCAGGGTGTCCTGGCGTATTCGGTCGCACCCGGCTGGGTCAAAACTGAGATGGCCGAAGCGTATCTGGCAGAGCACGCAGAGGAATTGCGCCGGGAATTGCCTATGGGGCAGGCCGCGCCACCAGAAGACGTCGCCAACACGGTGGTCTTCTTGGCTTCAGGTATGGTGCCGCACATGACGGGCGCAACTTTGGACATCAACGGTGCGTCCTATGTTCGGTAA
- a CDS encoding DUF305 domain-containing protein, producing MSYKPQRLAALALLLFAVGLGVFLLLTPHIPAPAFDSPEVTFTRGMIAHHTQAITMAMLIRQRSTDRTIRSAALDIQLSQEEQIRQMRGFLRLWKQPDTFVVSADHARMMGMASGAELQSLKTLSVPRAEVEFLRLMTRHHQGALQMIPPALEPGVLPQVRHLARQMQVVQGGEIRFMTSLLRARGAKVLPFPEMNMPGMEH from the coding sequence ATGAGCTATAAGCCTCAACGGCTGGCCGCCCTGGCGCTGCTGCTCTTCGCTGTGGGTCTGGGTGTCTTTCTTCTGCTGACTCCACACATTCCAGCTCCAGCCTTTGACAGCCCCGAAGTGACGTTTACGCGTGGCATGATCGCCCACCACACCCAGGCCATCACAATGGCGATGCTGATCCGGCAGCGCAGCACCGACCGCACCATCCGCTCGGCAGCGCTCGACATTCAGCTCTCGCAGGAAGAGCAGATTCGCCAGATGCGCGGCTTTCTGAGACTCTGGAAGCAGCCTGATACCTTCGTGGTGTCCGCCGATCACGCCCGAATGATGGGCATGGCCTCGGGCGCCGAGTTGCAGTCGCTCAAGACCCTGTCCGTGCCTCGGGCCGAGGTCGAGTTCCTGCGACTGATGACCCGCCACCATCAGGGGGCGCTGCAAATGATTCCGCCTGCCCTAGAGCCGGGGGTGCTGCCCCAGGTGCGTCACCTGGCCCGTCAGATGCAGGTCGTTCAGGGCGGCGAGATCCGATTTATGACCTCGCTACTGCGGGCACGTGGGGCAAAGGTGTTACCGTTTCCAGAAATGAACATGCCGGGGATGGAGCACTGA
- a CDS encoding DUF6745 domain-containing protein, whose product MQVTPAEAVRLLKHRTAPDALHVTGPLDLSGAAWLRELPLWLRCSALILDDCPQLSALPQDLQCDRLSARRTPALTELDGRISVRERADFSGSGLKRVQAELRASRLSFAGCRALTQLEGQISVNTLDLSGCSSLLHLGAALHVIQTLELAGTSLASLPPGLRAGLRWSGVPVDARFVLQPEALTGREVLLTRNVQRRRILLDRLGVEKFLADVGGLVLDRDRDAGGERQLVQVPFEDDEPLVAVLVRCPSTGGRYTLRVPPFVRTCAEAVAWTANLNVTDYRPLREA is encoded by the coding sequence GTGCAAGTCACACCCGCCGAGGCCGTGCGCCTTCTCAAACACCGAACGGCCCCGGACGCCCTGCATGTCACTGGCCCGCTTGACCTCAGCGGCGCGGCGTGGCTGCGCGAACTGCCCCTCTGGCTGCGGTGCAGCGCCCTGATCCTGGATGACTGCCCGCAGCTCAGTGCGCTGCCGCAAGACCTTCAGTGTGATCGCCTGAGTGCCCGGCGCACGCCCGCGCTCACCGAACTGGATGGCCGGATCAGCGTGCGTGAGCGGGCCGATTTCAGTGGCAGCGGCCTGAAGCGGGTGCAGGCAGAACTGCGGGCCAGTCGGCTGAGCTTCGCCGGTTGCCGCGCCCTGACCCAGTTGGAGGGGCAGATCAGCGTCAACACGCTTGATCTGAGCGGCTGCTCCTCGCTGCTGCATCTGGGCGCCGCACTCCATGTGATCCAGACGCTCGAACTGGCGGGCACTTCGCTCGCGTCACTTCCGCCTGGCCTCAGAGCAGGTCTGCGCTGGAGCGGCGTGCCGGTCGACGCCCGCTTCGTGTTACAGCCCGAGGCCCTGACCGGACGTGAGGTGCTGCTGACCCGCAACGTGCAGCGCCGCCGCATTCTGCTGGACCGACTAGGCGTCGAGAAGTTCCTCGCGGACGTCGGCGGGCTGGTGCTCGACCGCGACCGTGATGCGGGCGGTGAACGGCAGCTGGTGCAGGTGCCCTTCGAGGATGATGAACCGCTAGTCGCCGTACTGGTGCGCTGTCCGTCGACCGGGGGGCGCTACACCCTGCGGGTTCCGCCCTTTGTGCGCACCTGCGCCGAGGCCGTGGCCTGGACCGCCAACCTGAACGTCACCGATTACCGACCGCTGCGCGAAGCTTGA
- a CDS encoding vWA domain-containing protein, with translation MSQPSMQVQSAFSPAALVDGLASSADLLLRFRLPPSAQRRRPLNLSLVIDRSGSMAGQQLKQAILAAKRVVDDLDEHDLLSVVIYDDTVETLIAPTHVTDKARLKGQLDRIRAGGLTNLSGGWLRGIELVEQGRAPDMVNRVLLLTDGQANVGVTDIKVLTRTAAQKAEAGISTTALGFGQGFNEDLLIGMARAAGGNFYFIQSIDDAAEVFGIELQTLKAVAAQNLTLTLEPAAGVEIRDVLSLHRRQTAPGSAWTLELGDIYEDEDKLLGLQLTLPALTAGLHSLLRVSYRAEVVHDGNLETLLGEWNVQATAAPLGAEHVVSDLSVTLDLARLRIARAKEQAVELADKGQAAEAVSALRDLAGQLSAAGLNEHFEIAEELEQLEHYASRISARRLDNASRKELRDQSFQGRGRGRQDLLGRGVALDTAVFNLPVVQQLDQSVELVCVRSGGKLRIKAVSDGFDPDMNVQFPRALRAEGAHYAVDNLVHSADGSFYRVDGAVRRIVRDGEADPLTQHSGSSRSSGGGARAVAATKAAKTAADLDTTDSVKDGVLLQCVKEGSKLRARVVQDGYHPDWNMRFPRSIREDGLLYVVDEVNTAPDGKSYIASGAIRLFVQPS, from the coding sequence ATGAGCCAGCCCAGCATGCAGGTCCAGTCCGCTTTCTCTCCCGCCGCCCTTGTCGATGGCCTCGCCAGTTCCGCCGATCTGCTGTTGCGTTTCCGGCTGCCGCCATCCGCCCAGCGCCGCCGTCCGCTCAATCTCTCACTGGTCATCGACCGCAGCGGCAGTATGGCCGGTCAGCAACTGAAACAGGCCATCCTGGCCGCCAAGCGTGTAGTGGACGACCTCGATGAACACGACCTACTCAGCGTGGTGATCTACGACGACACGGTAGAAACACTGATTGCCCCGACCCACGTCACCGATAAGGCCAGGCTCAAGGGCCAGCTTGACCGTATCCGTGCGGGTGGCCTCACCAATCTGTCGGGCGGCTGGCTGCGGGGCATCGAACTCGTCGAGCAGGGCCGCGCACCGGACATGGTCAACCGCGTGCTGCTGCTCACTGACGGGCAGGCCAATGTCGGCGTCACGGACATCAAGGTGCTGACCAGAACGGCAGCGCAAAAGGCTGAGGCGGGTATCAGCACCACCGCGCTGGGCTTTGGACAGGGCTTCAACGAGGATCTGCTGATCGGGATGGCCCGCGCTGCTGGCGGGAATTTTTACTTCATTCAGTCCATTGACGACGCCGCCGAGGTCTTCGGCATCGAGTTGCAGACGCTCAAAGCGGTGGCGGCGCAGAACCTGACACTCACGCTCGAGCCTGCCGCTGGCGTCGAGATCCGTGATGTCCTGAGCCTGCACCGCCGCCAGACTGCCCCTGGATCCGCCTGGACGCTGGAGCTGGGCGACATCTACGAGGATGAGGATAAGCTGCTGGGTTTACAACTGACCTTGCCTGCACTCACGGCTGGCCTGCATTCGCTGCTCAGGGTCAGCTACCGCGCCGAGGTCGTCCATGACGGCAATCTGGAAACACTGCTTGGTGAGTGGAATGTCCAGGCCACGGCTGCGCCCCTGGGGGCCGAACATGTGGTGAGCGACCTCAGCGTCACGCTTGATCTGGCACGGCTCCGGATTGCCCGCGCTAAGGAGCAAGCGGTGGAATTGGCCGACAAGGGCCAGGCCGCCGAGGCCGTGTCCGCGCTGCGGGACCTGGCCGGGCAACTCAGCGCCGCTGGACTCAATGAACACTTTGAGATTGCCGAGGAGCTCGAGCAGCTCGAGCACTACGCCTCACGCATCTCGGCGCGTCGGCTGGACAACGCCTCGCGCAAGGAACTGCGTGACCAGTCGTTTCAGGGGCGGGGCCGGGGCCGCCAGGATCTGCTGGGGCGCGGGGTGGCTCTGGACACTGCCGTCTTCAATTTGCCGGTGGTTCAGCAGCTTGATCAGAGCGTGGAACTGGTGTGTGTCCGCAGCGGCGGCAAGCTGAGAATCAAAGCGGTGTCTGACGGCTTTGATCCAGACATGAATGTGCAGTTTCCCCGTGCGCTGCGGGCTGAGGGCGCACACTACGCCGTGGATAATCTGGTTCACAGCGCAGACGGCAGTTTTTACCGGGTTGATGGCGCGGTGCGCCGCATCGTGCGCGACGGGGAAGCCGATCCGCTGACCCAGCACTCGGGCAGCAGCCGGTCCAGTGGCGGCGGCGCACGCGCAGTGGCCGCGACCAAAGCGGCCAAGACAGCTGCTGATCTGGACACCACCGACTCTGTGAAAGACGGCGTCTTGCTGCAATGCGTCAAGGAGGGCAGCAAACTGCGTGCCCGCGTCGTTCAGGACGGCTACCATCCCGACTGGAACATGCGCTTCCCGCGCAGTATCCGCGAAGACGGCCTGCTGTATGTTGTCGACGAGGTCAACACGGCACCGGACGGGAAATCCTACATCGCTTCCGGTGCAATCCGGCTTTTCGTTCAGCCGAGCTGA
- a CDS encoding response regulator transcription factor has translation MPERVIRILLVEDHAFTRDGLRATLNLEADLHVVTEAHSGEEALERLAQVEVDVAVVDIGLPGIDGIQTAAEIKRGWPEVQIVILTAHDLRQEVFAALASGAAAYCLKSAKPELLLLAVRAAAAGSAYLDPQVAHHVLGGMRAPGAAPVLPPLELEVLRLIADGLPNKEIAAQLGVGVSTVKLCVQKLLVKLQAADRTQAAVKALRQGWL, from the coding sequence ATGCCTGAGAGAGTGATCCGGATTCTGCTGGTGGAAGACCACGCCTTCACCCGAGACGGCCTGCGGGCCACCCTCAACTTGGAAGCCGATCTGCACGTGGTCACCGAGGCCCACAGCGGCGAGGAAGCCTTAGAGCGCCTGGCCCAGGTCGAAGTGGACGTGGCAGTGGTGGACATTGGCCTGCCCGGCATAGACGGCATCCAAACCGCCGCCGAGATCAAGCGCGGCTGGCCGGAGGTGCAAATCGTGATACTGACCGCCCACGACCTGCGCCAGGAGGTCTTTGCAGCCTTGGCGTCTGGGGCGGCGGCTTACTGTCTCAAGAGCGCCAAACCCGAACTGCTGCTGCTGGCGGTGCGGGCGGCGGCGGCGGGCAGTGCCTACCTCGACCCGCAGGTAGCCCATCACGTGTTGGGCGGCATGCGTGCGCCGGGCGCGGCCCCCGTGCTGCCCCCCCTTGAGCTGGAAGTGCTGCGCTTGATTGCTGATGGCCTGCCCAACAAGGAGATCGCTGCTCAGCTCGGGGTCGGCGTCAGTACCGTTAAACTGTGCGTGCAGAAGTTGCTGGTCAAGTTGCAGGCAGCAGACCGCACCCAGGCAGCGGTCAAGGCGCTTCGCCAAGGCTGGCTGTGA